In Kitasatospora sp. NBC_00240, the following are encoded in one genomic region:
- a CDS encoding ribulokinase: MTETSPAPDTETYVVGVDFGTLSGRAVVVRVRDGEEIASAVHPYPHAVIEERLPGTGRPLPPDWALQHPEDWREVLRTAVPAALAAAGVDPAAVIGIGTDFTACTVLPVRADGTPLAETPAWAADPHAWPKLWKHHSAQAQADRINALAHARGEKWISRYGGKISAEWQYAKALQVLEEAPAVYAACERWIEAADWIVWQLTGAETRNTCTAGYKGIHQDGQYPSEDFLAALNPGFADFARTRLEHPLSPLGARAGSLTAQAAAWTGLPEGIAVAVGNVDAHVAAPAARAVDNGQLLAIMGTSTCHVLNGAALADVPGICGVVDGGIVEGAYGYEAGQSAVGDIFAWWLRQGVPADYRDEASSTGEDLHQLLTRKAAGQPVGGHGLIALDWMNGNRSTLVDHHLSGVIVGLTLATRPEEIYRALLEATAYGTRTIVEAFEGAGVPITEFVVTGGLKKNALLMQIYADVLRRPVSLAESEQGPALGSAIHAAVAAGAHPGVRAAAAAMGRVRPGAYLPDPARADAYDALFAEYRLLHEHFGTGPDKQLHRLRAIRNTALGQAETGAAATDRNSEVRPA; this comes from the coding sequence GTGACCGAGACTTCCCCCGCCCCCGACACGGAGACCTACGTCGTCGGCGTCGACTTCGGTACGCTCTCCGGCCGCGCCGTGGTGGTGCGCGTGCGGGACGGCGAGGAGATCGCCAGCGCCGTCCACCCCTACCCGCACGCCGTCATCGAGGAGCGGCTCCCCGGGACGGGCCGGCCGTTGCCGCCCGACTGGGCGCTGCAGCACCCCGAGGACTGGCGCGAGGTGCTGCGCACCGCCGTCCCCGCCGCGCTCGCCGCGGCCGGCGTCGACCCCGCCGCGGTGATCGGCATCGGCACCGACTTCACCGCCTGCACCGTCCTGCCCGTCCGGGCCGACGGCACCCCGCTCGCCGAGACCCCCGCCTGGGCGGCCGACCCGCACGCCTGGCCCAAGCTGTGGAAGCACCACTCCGCGCAGGCCCAGGCCGACCGGATCAACGCCCTGGCGCACGCCCGCGGCGAGAAGTGGATCTCCCGCTACGGCGGGAAGATCTCCGCCGAGTGGCAGTACGCCAAGGCCCTCCAGGTGCTGGAGGAGGCCCCGGCCGTCTACGCCGCCTGCGAGCGCTGGATCGAGGCCGCCGACTGGATCGTCTGGCAGCTCACCGGCGCCGAGACCCGCAACACCTGCACCGCCGGCTACAAGGGCATCCACCAGGACGGCCAGTACCCGAGCGAGGACTTCCTCGCGGCGCTGAACCCGGGCTTCGCCGACTTCGCCCGCACCCGGCTGGAGCACCCGCTCTCCCCGCTGGGCGCCCGCGCCGGCTCCCTCACCGCCCAGGCCGCCGCCTGGACCGGCCTGCCCGAGGGCATCGCCGTCGCCGTCGGCAACGTCGACGCCCACGTCGCCGCCCCCGCCGCCCGCGCAGTCGACAACGGGCAACTGCTCGCCATCATGGGCACCTCCACCTGCCACGTCCTGAACGGCGCCGCCCTCGCCGACGTCCCCGGCATCTGCGGCGTCGTCGACGGCGGCATCGTGGAGGGCGCCTACGGCTACGAGGCCGGCCAGAGCGCGGTGGGCGACATCTTCGCCTGGTGGCTGCGCCAGGGCGTCCCCGCCGACTACCGCGACGAGGCCTCGAGCACCGGTGAGGACCTGCATCAGCTGCTCACCCGCAAGGCCGCCGGCCAGCCGGTCGGCGGCCACGGCCTGATCGCCCTCGACTGGATGAACGGCAACCGCTCCACCCTGGTCGACCACCACCTGAGCGGCGTCATCGTCGGCCTCACCCTCGCCACCCGCCCCGAGGAGATCTACCGGGCGCTGCTGGAGGCCACCGCCTACGGCACCCGCACCATCGTCGAGGCCTTCGAAGGCGCCGGCGTCCCCATCACCGAGTTCGTCGTCACCGGCGGCCTCAAGAAGAACGCCCTGCTGATGCAGATCTACGCGGACGTGCTGCGCCGGCCGGTCTCGCTCGCCGAGTCCGAGCAGGGGCCGGCGCTGGGCTCCGCGATCCACGCCGCGGTCGCCGCCGGCGCCCATCCGGGCGTCCGTGCCGCCGCCGCCGCGATGGGCCGGGTCCGGCCGGGCGCCTACCTGCCCGACCCGGCCCGCGCGGACGCCTACGACGCGCTCTTTGCCGAGTACCGCCTGCTGCACGAGCACTTCGGCACCGGCCCCGACAAGCAGCTGCACCGCCTACGCGCCATCCGCAACACCGCCCTCGGCCAGGCCGAGACCGGCGCCGCCGCCACCGACCGGAACAGCGAGGTCCGACCCGCATGA
- a CDS encoding family 43 glycosylhydrolase, whose amino-acid sequence MTRPHPRTWIAAAIALLALLCALIAQPGTADAAAGRTYTNPVKSQKGADPWLEYWNGNYYLISTSFSDTLTMRKSPTLAGLAAAPSVQVWQDSTPSRGTNIWAPEIHFFNGHWYLYYSAGAVGASCCDSQRTHVLESVGTDPTGPYVYRNTLTGPQLNPGGWLIDASVLTVGSSLYVVGSGSVNGSPQSLVIAPMSNPYTVSGAFTVFSSPTLAWETVGLGVNEGPEPLYHDGRTFLTFSASFCGTPDYKLGLLELTGTDPLSASSWTKKPTPVFQRNDAAGVYAPGHNGFFTSPDGTENWIVYHANDSATGGCGNGRTTRAQKFGWNADGTPNFGTPVGTGTSLAGPAGESAATPVSYTFTNRATGKCLDLADGSAADGADVRLWTCNGAGAQRWRVEDQADDTSRLVNVASGKVLDVANCSAADGADLRQWSWLNNTCQRFRLITSDTGGWVRIAGAGSGKVADVANCGSADGTDVRQWTWLNNACQQWQITAN is encoded by the coding sequence GTGACCCGCCCCCACCCGCGCACCTGGATCGCCGCGGCGATCGCGCTGCTCGCCCTGCTCTGCGCGCTGATCGCCCAGCCCGGCACGGCCGACGCGGCCGCCGGCCGCACCTACACCAACCCGGTCAAGTCCCAGAAGGGCGCGGACCCCTGGCTGGAGTACTGGAACGGGAACTACTACCTGATCAGCACCTCGTTCTCGGACACGCTGACCATGCGCAAGTCGCCGACCCTGGCCGGGCTCGCCGCCGCCCCCAGCGTCCAGGTCTGGCAGGACTCCACCCCCTCGCGCGGCACCAACATCTGGGCGCCGGAGATCCACTTCTTCAACGGCCACTGGTACCTCTACTACTCGGCCGGCGCGGTGGGTGCGAGCTGCTGCGACTCGCAGCGCACCCACGTGCTGGAGAGCGTCGGCACCGACCCGACCGGCCCGTACGTCTACCGGAACACGCTTACCGGGCCGCAGTTGAACCCCGGCGGCTGGCTGATCGACGCCAGCGTGCTCACCGTCGGCAGCTCGCTCTACGTGGTCGGCAGCGGCTCCGTCAACGGCAGCCCGCAGAGCCTGGTGATCGCGCCGATGTCCAACCCCTACACGGTCAGTGGCGCCTTCACCGTGTTCTCCTCGCCCACCCTGGCCTGGGAGACGGTCGGACTCGGGGTCAACGAGGGCCCCGAACCGCTCTACCACGACGGCCGGACCTTCCTGACCTTCTCCGCCAGCTTCTGCGGCACCCCGGACTACAAGCTCGGCCTGCTCGAACTCACCGGCACCGACCCGCTGTCGGCCTCGTCCTGGACGAAGAAGCCGACCCCGGTCTTCCAGCGCAACGACGCCGCCGGCGTCTACGCGCCGGGCCACAACGGCTTCTTCACCTCCCCGGACGGCACCGAGAACTGGATCGTCTACCACGCCAACGACTCGGCGACCGGCGGCTGCGGCAACGGCCGCACCACCCGGGCGCAGAAGTTCGGCTGGAACGCCGACGGCACCCCGAACTTCGGCACCCCCGTCGGCACCGGCACCTCCCTCGCGGGCCCGGCCGGCGAGAGCGCCGCCACCCCGGTCTCGTACACCTTCACCAACCGGGCCACCGGCAAGTGCCTCGACCTGGCGGACGGTTCGGCCGCGGACGGGGCGGACGTCCGGCTCTGGACCTGCAACGGCGCAGGTGCGCAGAGGTGGCGCGTCGAGGACCAGGCGGACGACACCAGCCGCCTGGTGAACGTCGCGAGCGGCAAGGTGCTGGACGTCGCCAACTGCTCGGCCGCGGACGGCGCCGACCTGCGGCAGTGGTCCTGGCTGAACAACACCTGCCAGCGGTTCCGCCTGATCACCAGCGACACCGGCGGCTGGGTGCGGATCGCCGGCGCCGGCAGCGGCAAGGTCGCCGACGTCGCCAACTGCGGCTCCGCGGACGGCACCGACGTCCGGCAGTGGACCTGGCTGAACAACGCCTGCCAGCAGTGGCAGATCACCGCGAACTGA
- a CDS encoding L-ribulose-5-phosphate 4-epimerase — protein sequence MTDPIDLIRRQVSDLHQELVRYQLVVWTAGNVSARVPGEDLMVIKPSGVSYDELTPEAMIVCDLDGKVVDGAHSPSSDTAAHAYVYRHLPEVGGVVHTHSTYACAWAARGEAVPCVLTAMADEFGAEIPIGPFALIGDDSIGRGIVDTLRDHRSPAVLMKSHGVFTVGKDAKAAVKAAVMCEDVARTVHISRQLGEPLPIAQADIDALNHRYQHVYGQQPAAR from the coding sequence ATGACCGACCCCATCGACCTGATCCGCCGGCAGGTCAGTGACCTGCACCAGGAGCTCGTCCGCTACCAGCTGGTCGTCTGGACGGCCGGCAACGTCTCCGCCCGGGTCCCCGGCGAGGACCTGATGGTCATCAAGCCCAGCGGCGTCTCCTACGACGAACTCACCCCCGAAGCCATGATCGTCTGCGACCTGGACGGCAAGGTGGTGGACGGCGCGCACAGCCCGTCCTCCGACACCGCCGCCCACGCCTACGTCTACCGGCACCTTCCCGAGGTCGGGGGAGTGGTGCACACCCACTCGACGTACGCCTGCGCCTGGGCCGCCCGCGGCGAGGCCGTGCCCTGCGTACTCACCGCGATGGCCGACGAGTTCGGCGCCGAGATCCCGATCGGCCCGTTCGCCCTGATCGGCGACGACTCCATCGGCCGCGGCATCGTCGACACCCTGCGCGACCACCGCTCGCCCGCCGTCCTGATGAAGAGCCACGGCGTCTTCACCGTCGGCAAGGACGCCAAGGCCGCCGTCAAGGCCGCCGTGATGTGCGAGGACGTCGCCCGGACCGTCCACATCTCCCGCCAACTCGGTGAACCCCTGCCCATCGCGCAGGCCGACATCGACGCCCTCAACCACCGCTACCAGCACGTCTACGGCCAGCAGCCCGCGGCCCGGTGA
- the yjfF gene encoding galactofuranose ABC transporter, permease protein YjfF, producing MNATLTRRFREHIPLLVTALLLVTMFSVGSVSYEGFFSGQVLLNLLIDNAFLLVVAVGMTFVILSGGIDLSVGAVVALSTMVSASLVEHHHWPIVAVVPLVLAIGAAAGWVMGWVIHTFEIQPFIVTLAGMFLARGLCYTISVESISITDAGYTTMAQARIPLPGGMFVSPSAVIALLVVVAAFVLLHHTRFGRNVHALGGSEQSALLMGLPVARTKIGVYAVSGFCSALGGVLLTFYMLSGYGLHAVGLELDAIAAVVIGGTLLTGGTGYVLGTVLGVLVLGLIQTVISFQGTLSSWWTRIFIGALLFVFIVLQRLIALRRRS from the coding sequence ATGAACGCCACCCTGACACGCCGGTTCCGTGAGCACATCCCGCTGCTGGTCACCGCGCTCCTGCTGGTCACCATGTTCAGCGTGGGCTCGGTGAGCTACGAGGGCTTCTTCTCCGGCCAGGTGCTGCTCAATCTGCTGATCGACAACGCCTTCCTGCTGGTGGTCGCCGTCGGCATGACCTTCGTGATCCTGTCCGGCGGGATCGACCTGTCGGTCGGTGCGGTGGTGGCCCTGTCCACGATGGTCTCCGCCTCGCTGGTGGAGCACCACCACTGGCCGATCGTCGCGGTCGTCCCGCTGGTGCTGGCGATCGGCGCCGCGGCGGGCTGGGTGATGGGATGGGTGATTCACACCTTCGAGATCCAGCCGTTCATCGTCACGCTTGCCGGTATGTTCCTGGCCCGCGGCCTCTGCTACACGATCAGTGTGGAGTCGATCTCGATCACCGACGCCGGCTACACCACGATGGCGCAGGCCCGGATCCCGCTGCCGGGCGGCATGTTCGTCTCGCCCAGCGCGGTGATCGCGCTGCTGGTGGTGGTCGCGGCCTTCGTGCTGCTGCACCACACCCGGTTCGGGCGCAACGTCCACGCGCTGGGCGGCAGCGAGCAGTCGGCGTTGCTGATGGGCCTGCCGGTGGCCCGGACCAAGATCGGGGTCTACGCGGTGAGCGGCTTCTGCTCGGCCCTCGGCGGTGTGCTGCTGACCTTCTACATGCTCTCCGGCTACGGCCTGCACGCGGTGGGCCTGGAGCTGGACGCGATCGCCGCGGTGGTCATCGGCGGGACTCTGCTCACCGGTGGCACCGGCTATGTGCTCGGGACCGTTCTGGGTGTGCTGGTGCTGGGGCTGATCCAGACGGTCATCAGTTTCCAGGGCACGCTGAGCTCCTGGTGGACCAGGATCTTCATCGGGGCGCTGCTGTTCGTCTTCATCGTGCTCCAGCGCCTGATCGCCCTGCGCCGGCGTTCCTGA
- a CDS encoding aldose epimerase family protein produces MTIPAIRREHWATLPDGRTVERWTLGAGGAVTAEVLTLGARLQALHAPDRHGRRANVLLAGPTMAELLGGAAYFGATIGRYANRIAHGRLPLDGVLHSLPDQSGGHGGHTLHGGPDGFATRLWEAAEAHGPAGSGVRLTLHSPAGDQGFPGALTAQVTYLLDAHGALTVEYAAVTDAPTVVNLTNHAYLNLAGEGDGTVLDHALQVEADHYLPVDAGIVPLGPPAPVEGTPFDLTRPRTLGRILAAADPQLVLAGGGFDHNWVLREPADGALRRVATLWHPASGRRLECLTTEPGLQVYTGNLFDGSLRGPSGRRYPAFAGVALETQHFPDSPNRPDYPSTVLRPGEHYRSTTVYRFAVGDFGPLS; encoded by the coding sequence ATGACCATCCCCGCCATTCGCCGCGAGCACTGGGCCACCCTCCCCGACGGACGGACCGTGGAGCGCTGGACGCTCGGCGCGGGCGGGGCGGTGACCGCCGAGGTGCTCACCCTCGGGGCCCGGCTGCAGGCCCTGCACGCGCCGGACCGCCACGGGCGGCGCGCCAACGTGCTGCTGGCCGGCCCGACCATGGCTGAACTTCTCGGCGGGGCGGCCTACTTCGGGGCGACGATCGGCCGGTACGCCAACCGGATCGCGCACGGCCGGCTTCCGTTGGACGGAGTCCTGCACAGCCTGCCGGACCAGTCCGGCGGTCACGGCGGCCACACCCTGCACGGCGGCCCGGACGGCTTCGCGACCCGGCTCTGGGAGGCCGCCGAGGCCCACGGCCCGGCCGGCTCCGGGGTGCGGCTCACCCTGCACAGCCCGGCGGGCGACCAGGGATTCCCCGGCGCCCTCACCGCGCAGGTGACCTACCTCCTCGACGCCCACGGCGCTCTCACCGTCGAGTACGCCGCCGTCACCGACGCGCCGACCGTCGTCAACCTCACCAACCACGCCTACCTCAACCTGGCCGGCGAGGGCGACGGCACCGTCCTGGACCATGCGCTGCAGGTGGAGGCCGACCACTACCTGCCGGTGGACGCCGGAATCGTACCGCTGGGGCCGCCCGCACCCGTCGAGGGAACCCCCTTCGACCTCACCCGGCCTCGTACGCTCGGGCGGATCCTGGCCGCCGCCGATCCCCAACTGGTCTTGGCAGGAGGTGGGTTCGACCACAACTGGGTGCTGCGCGAGCCCGCAGACGGCGCTCTCCGCCGGGTGGCGACCCTGTGGCACCCGGCGAGCGGCCGCCGGCTGGAGTGCCTCACCACCGAGCCCGGCCTCCAGGTCTACACCGGCAATCTCTTCGACGGCTCGCTGCGCGGCCCGTCCGGGCGGCGCTACCCGGCCTTCGCCGGGGTCGCCCTGGAGACCCAGCACTTCCCCGACTCCCCGAACCGCCCCGATTACCCCTCCACCGTCCTGCGCCCGGGGGAGCACTACCGCTCCACCACGGTCTACCGCTTCGCCGTGGGGGATTTCGGTCCGCTCTCTTGA
- the araA gene encoding L-arabinose isomerase, which produces MTHSTEAREIWFLTGSQGLYGEDTLRQVAEQSREVADTVAAAGMPVRIVWKPVLTDAAAIRRTCLDANADDTCVGLIAWMHTFSPAKMWIAGLDALRKPLLHLHTQANVHLPWSTIDMDFMNLNQAAHGDREFGYIQSRLGVARKTVAGHASDPATARRIAAWARAAAGRAELATLKLARFGDNMRDVAVTEGDKVEAQLRLGVSVNTYGVNDLVAAVDASTDADVTELVKEYEDSYRLAPQLRAGGERHDSLRYAARIELGLRGFLAEGGFGAFTTNFEDLGGLRQLPGLAVQRLMADGYGFGGEGDWKTSVLLRTLKTVAQGLPGGTSFMEDYTYHLEPGRELILGAHMLEVCPSIASTTPSCEIHPLGIGGREDPVRLVFDAATGPAVVVGMADMGDRFRLVANEIDVVEPNEPLPNLPVARAVWQPRPDLRTSTEAWLTAGGPHHTVLSSAIGTEELDDLAEMIGTELVVIDAGTTMRQFTRELRWNQAYHRLAQGF; this is translated from the coding sequence ATGACGCACAGCACCGAAGCCCGCGAGATCTGGTTCCTGACCGGCAGCCAGGGCCTCTACGGCGAGGACACCCTGCGCCAGGTCGCCGAGCAGTCCCGTGAGGTCGCCGACACCGTCGCCGCCGCCGGCATGCCCGTCCGGATCGTCTGGAAGCCTGTCCTCACCGACGCCGCCGCGATCCGCCGCACCTGTCTGGACGCCAACGCCGACGACACCTGCGTCGGCCTGATCGCCTGGATGCACACCTTCTCCCCGGCCAAGATGTGGATCGCCGGACTCGACGCCCTGCGCAAGCCCCTGCTCCACCTGCACACCCAGGCCAACGTCCACCTGCCCTGGTCCACCATCGACATGGACTTCATGAACCTGAACCAGGCCGCCCACGGCGACCGCGAGTTCGGCTACATCCAGTCCCGCCTCGGCGTCGCCCGCAAGACCGTCGCCGGCCACGCCTCCGACCCCGCCACCGCCCGCCGGATCGCCGCCTGGGCCCGCGCCGCTGCCGGCCGCGCCGAACTGGCCACCCTCAAGCTCGCCCGCTTCGGCGACAACATGCGCGACGTCGCGGTCACCGAGGGCGACAAGGTCGAGGCCCAGCTGCGCCTCGGCGTCTCCGTCAACACCTACGGCGTCAACGACCTGGTCGCGGCCGTCGACGCGAGCACCGACGCCGATGTCACCGAACTCGTCAAGGAGTACGAGGACAGCTACCGCCTCGCCCCTCAGCTGCGCGCCGGCGGCGAGCGCCACGACTCCCTGCGCTACGCCGCCCGGATCGAACTCGGCCTGCGCGGCTTCCTCGCCGAGGGCGGCTTCGGCGCCTTCACCACCAACTTCGAGGACCTCGGCGGCCTGCGCCAGCTGCCCGGCCTGGCCGTCCAGCGCCTGATGGCCGACGGCTACGGCTTCGGCGGCGAGGGCGACTGGAAGACCTCCGTCCTGCTGCGCACCCTCAAGACCGTGGCGCAGGGCCTGCCCGGCGGCACCTCCTTCATGGAGGACTACACCTACCACCTGGAGCCCGGGCGGGAGTTGATCCTCGGCGCGCACATGCTGGAGGTCTGCCCCTCGATCGCCTCCACCACCCCGTCCTGCGAGATCCACCCGCTCGGCATCGGCGGCCGCGAGGACCCGGTCCGCCTGGTCTTCGACGCCGCCACCGGCCCGGCCGTGGTGGTCGGGATGGCCGACATGGGCGACCGGTTCCGCCTCGTCGCCAACGAGATAGACGTCGTCGAGCCGAACGAGCCGCTGCCCAACCTCCCCGTCGCCCGGGCGGTCTGGCAGCCCCGCCCCGACCTGCGGACCTCCACCGAGGCCTGGCTCACGGCCGGCGGCCCGCACCACACCGTGCTCTCCAGCGCGATCGGCACCGAGGAGCTGGACGACCTCGCCGAGATGATCGGCACCGAGCTGGTGGTGATCGACGCCGGCACCACCATGCGGCAGTTCACCCGCGAGCTGCGCTGGAACCAGGCCTACCACCGCCTCGCCCAGGGCTTCTGA
- a CDS encoding serine hydrolase domain-containing protein has protein sequence MTRPLHHRRNTTAHRGLVVAAIAMAGLLPMAATPANAAVPDLVGTHGHEHHHGHGHGHAHGHRHGEARHESHRGDHRRGDHRRGENVSSEEVSAPDTATDEDCTSGALSPELVAKLDAAIQQTMSQTGVPGVSVGIWLPGQGRYVKSFGVADKKTGAPMTEDLYVRIGSETKTFTATALLELVDEGLVGLDDPISWYVSGVPNGDNITIRNLAEMRSGLFPYSADPDFITALESDPTKPFTPEQLLAYGYKHPNLSGPGTQFVYNNSNYILLGLVVEKVSGTPLAEFIHDRVTGPSGLEHTLFPKGAEFPSPHAHGYTDQTPTGAVVDATDWNPSWGWAAGAMISTLDDLKRWAKIVATGELLSPETQAQRTKFLPTPLAGAGYGLGLFDIQGWIGHNGSLPGYESLTLYMPETGATLVVVLNTDILTQGSEPSTLFGKALTSLVTPDNVFFIPAVK, from the coding sequence GTGGCTGCGATAGCCATGGCCGGACTGCTCCCGATGGCCGCCACACCGGCGAACGCGGCCGTGCCCGACCTGGTCGGCACGCACGGGCACGAACACCACCACGGCCACGGCCACGGACACGCCCACGGACACCGGCACGGCGAGGCCCGGCACGAGAGCCACCGGGGCGACCACCGCCGGGGCGACCACCGCCGGGGCGAGAACGTCAGCTCCGAGGAGGTGAGCGCCCCGGACACCGCTACCGATGAGGACTGCACGTCGGGCGCACTGAGCCCGGAACTGGTCGCCAAGCTGGACGCGGCCATCCAGCAGACGATGAGCCAGACGGGTGTCCCCGGGGTGAGCGTCGGGATCTGGCTGCCCGGCCAGGGCCGCTACGTCAAGTCCTTCGGTGTCGCCGACAAGAAGACCGGCGCCCCGATGACCGAGGACCTCTACGTCCGGATCGGCAGCGAGACCAAGACCTTCACCGCCACCGCGCTGCTGGAGCTGGTCGACGAGGGCCTGGTCGGGCTGGACGACCCCATCTCGTGGTACGTGAGCGGCGTCCCGAACGGTGACAACATCACCATCCGCAACCTGGCCGAGATGCGCAGCGGCCTGTTCCCCTACTCCGCGGACCCGGACTTCATCACGGCGCTGGAGTCGGACCCGACCAAGCCCTTCACCCCCGAGCAGCTGCTCGCCTACGGGTACAAGCACCCCAACCTCAGCGGGCCGGGGACGCAGTTCGTCTACAACAACAGCAACTACATCCTGCTCGGCCTGGTGGTCGAGAAGGTGAGCGGCACCCCGCTCGCCGAGTTCATCCACGACCGGGTGACGGGGCCGAGCGGCCTGGAGCACACGCTCTTCCCCAAGGGGGCCGAGTTCCCGTCGCCGCACGCGCACGGCTACACCGACCAGACCCCGACCGGCGCGGTCGTGGACGCCACGGACTGGAACCCGAGCTGGGGCTGGGCCGCCGGGGCGATGATCTCCACCCTGGACGACCTCAAGCGCTGGGCCAAGATCGTCGCGACCGGCGAGCTGCTCTCCCCCGAGACGCAGGCGCAGCGCACCAAGTTCCTGCCCACCCCACTTGCCGGCGCGGGCTACGGGCTCGGCCTCTTCGACATCCAGGGGTGGATCGGCCACAACGGCTCGCTGCCCGGCTACGAGAGCCTCACCCTCTACATGCCGGAGACCGGAGCGACCCTCGTGGTCGTCCTCAACACCGACATCCTCACCCAGGGCAGTGAGCCGAGCACCCTCTTCGGCAAGGCCCTGACCAGCCTGGTGACGCCGGACAACGTCTTCTTCATCCCCGCCGTGAAGTAG
- a CDS encoding family 43 glycosylhydrolase produces the protein MPAPRILSRTSAAAATAVLAALLLPPPALAAVPASPAAVYTNTIAAQRADAQIYKHTDGYYYFTATVPEYDRIVLRRTTTIQGLATAPETVVWTHHATGPMANHIWAPEIHFIDGKWYVYFAAGSSTDQWRIRSYVLEGTGANPLTAAWTEKGQIATPMDSFTLDATTFTVGGVRYLSWAQQDPAIATNSNVYIAKLANPWTISGTPVRLTVPTLSWETVGYKVNEGPAVIQHDGRVFLSYSASATDSNYCLGLLSASATADLLNPASWTKSPTPVFTSNAATGQYGPGHNQFTVSEDGRSDILVYHDRSYKDITGDPLNDPNRRTRVQKLYWNADGTPNFGIPVADGATPVRLSSYNFPGLYIRHFDYRAKLESNVTNLADSQFRTVTGLAGSGTVSLESANFPGYYLRTRAGGEVWVDKNDGTAAFANSASFYQRAGLADAAGVSYESYAAAGQYVRHYDYLLRTQALSTALDKADATFYQQ, from the coding sequence ATGCCCGCACCGCGCATCCTGTCCCGAACCTCCGCCGCAGCCGCGACCGCGGTGCTGGCGGCCCTGCTGCTGCCCCCGCCCGCGCTGGCGGCCGTCCCGGCCTCGCCCGCAGCCGTCTACACCAACACGATCGCCGCCCAGCGCGCCGACGCCCAGATCTACAAGCACACCGACGGCTACTACTACTTCACCGCCACCGTCCCCGAGTACGACCGCATCGTGCTGCGCCGCACCACCACCATCCAGGGCCTCGCCACCGCCCCCGAGACGGTCGTCTGGACGCACCACGCCACCGGCCCGATGGCCAATCACATCTGGGCCCCGGAGATCCACTTCATCGACGGCAAGTGGTACGTCTACTTCGCCGCAGGGTCCTCCACCGACCAGTGGCGGATCCGCAGTTACGTCCTGGAGGGCACCGGCGCCAACCCCCTGACCGCCGCCTGGACGGAGAAGGGGCAGATCGCCACCCCGATGGACAGCTTCACCCTCGACGCGACCACCTTCACCGTGGGCGGCGTCCGCTACCTCAGTTGGGCGCAGCAGGACCCGGCGATCGCCACCAACTCCAACGTCTACATCGCCAAGCTGGCGAATCCGTGGACGATCTCCGGCACCCCGGTCAGGCTCACCGTGCCCACGCTGAGCTGGGAGACGGTCGGCTACAAGGTCAACGAGGGCCCGGCCGTGATTCAGCACGACGGCAGGGTGTTCCTCTCCTACTCCGCCTCCGCGACGGACTCCAACTACTGCCTGGGCCTGCTCAGCGCCTCCGCGACCGCCGACCTGCTCAACCCCGCGTCCTGGACGAAGAGCCCCACCCCGGTCTTCACCAGCAACGCCGCCACCGGCCAGTACGGGCCCGGCCACAACCAGTTCACCGTCTCCGAGGACGGTAGGAGCGACATCCTCGTCTACCACGACCGCTCCTACAAGGACATCACCGGCGACCCGTTGAACGACCCGAACCGGCGTACCCGGGTGCAGAAGCTGTACTGGAACGCCGACGGCACCCCCAACTTCGGCATCCCGGTCGCCGACGGCGCCACACCCGTGCGGCTGTCCTCCTACAACTTCCCCGGCCTCTACATCCGGCACTTCGACTACCGGGCGAAGCTGGAGTCGAACGTCACCAACCTCGCCGACTCCCAGTTCCGGACCGTCACCGGCCTCGCCGGCAGCGGCACCGTCTCGCTGGAGTCCGCCAACTTCCCCGGCTACTACCTGCGCACCCGCGCGGGCGGCGAGGTCTGGGTCGACAAGAACGACGGCACCGCGGCCTTCGCCAACAGCGCGAGCTTCTACCAGCGCGCCGGACTGGCCGACGCGGCCGGCGTCTCCTACGAGTCCTACGCCGCCGCCGGCCAGTACGTCCGGCACTACGACTACCTGCTCCGGACCCAGGCCCTGAGCACCGCCCTCGACAAGGCCGACGCCACCTTCTACCAGCAGTGA